AAGTGGCTATTTTAATGAATGCCAAAGGACCAAATATGACCATCGTTACCGCTTGTGCTTCTGCAACGAATGCTATTGGTGAAGCTTTCAAAATGATACAACGAGGCGCTGCCAAAGCTATTCTTACAGGAGGAACAGAGGCTTCCATTACTCCTATTAGCATCGCAGGATTCGCTTCCATGAAAGCTTTATCTACTCGTAATGATAGTCCCTGCACGGCCAGTAGACCCTTCGATTCCCAAAGAGATGGTTTTGTTATGGGAGAAGGCGCTGGTCTTATCATGTTAGAGTCTTACGAGCATGCCAAAAAAAGAGGCGCAACTATTCTTGCAGAAATGGTTGGTTATGGAACCCACACAGATGCTTATCATATTACAGCCCCAGACCCAGATGGCAAAGGCGCTTCCATTGCAATGCAAAAAGCGATCGAAGATGCCGATATTACCCCAGAGGCTATCGGTTATATCAACGCTCATGGAACCAGTACCGATTATAATGACCGACTAGAAACCACGGCTATCAAAAATGTGTTTGGTGACCATGCCCCTAACCTAAAGATTAGTTCTACAAAATCAATGACCGGTCATCTCCTAGGAGCCGCCGGCGGCGTAGAAGCGATTGCTTGCGTTCTAGCCTTACAAGAACAAAAAATACCACCTACTATTAATTACGAAAGTCCTGATGAGGCATGCGATCTAAATTATACACCAAATAAAGCACAATCTGCCACTTTCCAATATACGCTTTCAAACTCTCTTGGTTTTGGTGGTCACAATGCCTGCATTCTCATAAAATCTTACACGTAACATTAAGAAAAACCCGACGTAGCGGGTTTTTCTTAATGTAGAAAACAAAATCCTACTATGCTTTTAGCCCTTCTTTCACCCATCCAGCAACTTGAATGGTCCGGTTAGCCTGATGCTGAATGGCCGCTTTTATGCTTTCTTGATCACCACTCATATTTCCTTCCCCATCAACGGTCACAGAGATCCCATAAGGATTCCCACCAGCACCAAAGATTACCGGATCTGTGTATCCTGGCGAGGCTACAATAGCGCCCCAGTGATGCATCATTGTATAAAATGATAAGATAGTTGCTTCTTGACCACCATGCTGGTTTTGAGCTGATGTCATAGCACTAACTACCTTATTAGCTAGTTTCCCTTCTGCCCACAAAGGTCCTGTTTGATCTAAAAATGATTTTATTTGAGAAGGCAACATTCCAAATCTTGTTGGAAAGCTAAAAAGAAAAGCATCTGCCCATTCAAGATCTTGATTACTTACCTCTGGAATGTCTTTAGATGACTCATCATTTGCTTTTCTCATAGGATCTGCATCAATAACCGATTGAGGAACGACTTCTTTTACTTTTAAGATTTTAACTTCAGCTCCTGCTTTTTGAGCTGCTTCAGCTGCCCATTTTGCCATTTTTTGATTCGTTCCGGTAAAACTGTAGTATACAATTGCTAATTTTACTTTTTCCATGATATCTCTCCTTTTCTCCATGTCATGTTCTATTTATGATTTATCCAAAATAGATAAACCTACTCCTATTAAAAGATTCATCATTGAATCTTTAGCATCAGGAGCTATGTATGAAACGAAATGCCTAAGCCTATTTTCTTTAACAGTAGTATAGCCTCTTTTTTTTCATCTTCGCTTAATGCTTTCAATATTTCTTTGATGGCTTCTTCATGAGAAGGAAAAATGGATTGCATCTTTCCTTTACCCAGTTCGGTTAAACTCACGTAGGTAACTCTTCTATCCTTTGAACAGCCTTTTCGTTCAATATATTTTTTTTCTTCAAGTTTATCGATCGTATACGTAATACTATTGCTTTTAAGCAAAACCTTTTCTCTTATTTTCTGAATTGGCTGTATCCCTTTATGATATAAAAGTTCTAATACCGCAAACTCTGTTGGATTCAATCCATACCTTCGAATATCTTTCAAAACAGCTTCCGAAACAGAAGCATAGGCTTTTGATAGGACAACAAATAACTTCAAAGAATATTCACTTACATATTTTTCGTTTTCAATAAAATTCATTCAGCCACCACCTATTCTTATTGCTTGTTTAACTACTTTACATTTTATTAATATTAAAATTAATTATATTGAATTTAATATATTTATACCTCCTTTTATTCCTCTTAAACATAAAAATGATTATTTTTATCAATTAAAATAGTTTCATGTTAACCATTTCACGTTTTATAGTTGACAGTATTTCTTCTCTCCTTTATACTCTATCTATACTGTTATTAGGAGGTTTTACAATGAAATCAAAAATAAGTATCCATGACTGTACTCGTATTTCTTTACTTGCTGCACTCATTGCTGTTTCAAGTTATATTATTATTCCCCTTCCTTTTTCACCAGTTCCAGTCACTGGTCAAACTTTAGCCATTATGCTTTGTGCTTTATTGCTCACTCCATCACAATCAACACTTACACTTTCCATCTACCTTCTTCTAGGTATTATTGGCCTGCCTGTGTTTGCCGGAGGTTCTTCTGGTATTGGTGTTATCTTGGGACCAACCGGTGGTTTTCTGATAGGTTTTCTTCCAATGGCCTGCTTTATTAGCTTTTTTAAGGGGTCTTCTCCTAATATGCTCCGATATTTTTTAGTCTCTGGCTTTAGCAGTTTGATTTTACTGAACTTAATCGGTGTTCCCTGGCTTGCCTATTCTGCTGGTATCAGCTTTTCTCAGGCTATCGCCCTAGGATTTCTTCCCTTCTTGCCCGGCGGAATCTTAAAACTGTTTCTTGCCGTTTTATTAGCCTGGAAACTTATTCCACAGCTTTCGTTCATGACATCCAATCGGTAGAATCCATTTCTGGTTATATGATGGTTTTTCTTGACGGTAACCTCTTTTATGAATTATGATGGTAAGAAACACAAGGAGGATCTGGTATGAAGGATAAAAAAGCATTATGGAGTGGACGTTTTGCCGGCTCCACTGCTGATAAAATGCAACAGTTCAGTCAGTCTTTAGACACAGACTGGTCTTTTTTTCGAGAAGATATTGCTGGTAGTCGAGCCCATGGAGAGATGTTGTTAAAGGTTGGATTGTTAACAGCTGAGGAACAGCAAAAGATTGATCAGGCTCTTTTAGAAATTGAAACAGAGATTGAACAGGGCGATTTCAAACCTGATATAGCGCTTGAAGATGTTCATATGAATATAGAAGCTCGCTTAATAGAAAAGTTAGGACCTATGGGAGCAAAAATACATACCGCCAGGTCCCGCAATGATCAAGTAGCAACAGATTATCGTCTTTTTATGAAAAAAAGAGTTCGAGAGGTTATGCAACAACAAAAATGCTTGCTAAACGCTCTTATAGATCGGGCCGAAAAAGATATTGATGTTTTTTTGCCAGGCTTTACTCATTTGCAGCATGCTCAGCCAGTTTCTCTTGGACATTTTTGGATGGCTTATTTCTGGAAGTTTCACCGAGATTTTAACCGCATGGCAGCTGCCTTTGATCAAGCAGATCAATGCCCCTTAGGTGCTGGTGCCTTAGCCGGTACAACCCTTCCCATAGACCGCCACTATTCGGCAAGACTTCTTGATTTCACTAATGTTACAGAAAATAGCCTAGATACTGTATCTGACCGAGATTACTTACTCGAATTTCTATTTGCATCTTCTACTTTTATGCTTCATATTAGCCGACTCTGTGAAGACTTGATTCTATGGAACACCCAGGAATTCGATTTTATTGAATTACCAGATGCCTATTGCACCGGTTCAAGTATGATGCCAAACAAAAAAAATCCAGATGCTTTGGAACTGATGCGCGGAAAAACGAGCGGAGTAATTGCTTCATTAAATGATTTAATGATTAATCTAAAAGGACTTCCGCTTACGTATAATCGTGATATGCAAGAAGATAAGCGTCCTGTTTTTCATACTTTAGACACGTTAGAAGAAATTCTCGGCCTCTTGCCAGATTTGCTGAATGGTGTCACCATGAAATCAGCATCTATCAAACAGCATCTACAAAAGGGTTTCTTATTAGCAACGGATATTGCCGAATATCTTGTCTCCAAAGGAGTTCCCTTTCGTCATACGCATCATATCGTTGGGCAAGCTGTCCAATACTGCCTTGAAAATAACAAAGAGTTTGCTGATCTTACCTTAGATGAATGGAGAAAATTCAGCGATTCTATTGGAGAGGATCTTCTTTCTGTTCTAAGCATCGAAGCCGCTGTCGATCGGCGAAGTAGTTTTGGTGGAACAGCACGATCAGAAGTGAAAAGACAAATTAAAAAAGCTACCTCTCTCCTCGAAATAATCTAAAAAAGAAGCACCTTGCCTTATGAATTAAGTGCAGAGGTGCTTCTTTTTATTAGCTCTTTATTTTCTTATTTGTCCATCACCATAGATCACATATTTCGTACTGGTGAGTTCTTTTAATCCCATAGGTCCCCGTGCATGCAATTTTTGAGTGCTGATTCCTATTTCTGCCCCATATCCAAATTGTTCTCCATCTGTAAATCGAGTAGAAGCATTAACATATACAGCCGCCGCATCAACACAACGTAAAAACTTTCTGGAATTACCGTAGTGTTCCGTAATGATTGCTTCCGAATGACCTGTACCATAACGTTGAATATGCGTAATGGCTTCATCAATGCTGTCAACTACCTTAACCGCTAGAATAAGATCTAAAAATTCCTCGGCATAATCAGAATCGTTTACTTCAACAGCTTCTTCAAAGATTTCTCTGGTAAAATGATCCCCTCTGATCTCTACCCCTTTTGCTTTTAGAAGAGGAAGCAACTCCAGCAACAGTGCTTTTGCTTTTTCTTTATGAACCAATAAGGTTTCTAACGCATTGCACACTCCTGGCCTTTGGGTTTTAGCATTGATAACGATCTGTTTTGCTTTTTCCAAATCAGCGGTTTCATCAACAAAAATATGACAATTACCTATTCCCGTTTCAATGACGGGAACCGTAGCATTTTTTACTACTGTTTGAATAAGTCCCACCCCACCACGTGGGATAATAACATCTAGGTAGTCGGTCATTTGAATAAATTCCGTTACAACTTCTCTTCCGGTCTGTTCAATACTTTGAATGCTACCTTTTGGACAGCCAGCTTTCTCAGCCGCTGTTGCAATCAGTTCTGTTAAAATGCGATTGGAATGCAGTGCATCCGATCCACCACGAAGAATGACTGCATTACCAGTTTTTAAGCATAGCCCAGCTGCATCTACCGTCACATTCGGTCTGGCTTCATAGATCATTCCAATAACGCCCATTGGTACCCGCATTTTTCCAATTTCTATGCCTTGAGCTCCTATCCACATTTCCTCCACTTTTCCAATGGGATCTTCAATTCCTCTCAGCGCTTTTAGTCCATCTGCCATAGCGTAAATTCGTTCTTCCGTCAACATTAAGCGATCCATTAAAGCATCCGAAAGAGCGTTTTCTCTTCCATTACGCATATCTTCTTTATTAGCCTCAAGGATTCGGTGCACTCCTTGTTCTAATGCTTCTGCCATTTGTAGCAATGCATGATTCTTTTCTTCTGCCGATAAGAGCGAAAGTGAATTAGCCGCATCTTTAGCTAGTTTTCCTTTTATTATCAGTTCTTCATTCATAACTTCGACTCCTTTTCTATTTATTCTCTTTTATAGCAAGGTTAAATGATCCCGATGAATAACTTCCATATAATAGCAATACCCTAAAATTTTCTCTATATCTTTACTTTGACATCCTTTTATTTTATCAATTTCATTAAATCCATAGTTGCTAATGCCTCTAGCAATTTCTCCTTTTTTTCCAAAAATGCTAATAACACTTCCTCTTTCAAAAGTCCCCTTCACCGATGTGATTCCACTAGGCAGCAAACTTTTCCCTCGATTTCTCAAAGCATTTTCAGCACCTTCATCAACAGTTATCTCCCCTTCTGTTTTAGAAGCAAAGCCTATCCAACCTTTTTTCACACCCATACGATGTTCTTTGGGGAGGAATAAGGTTCCCACTTTTTTACCTTCCACAATATCCAATAACACTTCTTGTTGCGATCCATTCGCTAAAATCATAGGAATCCCATTATTTGTTGCAATTTTAGCGGCTTCTATTTTAGTAATCATACCACCACTACCAAGATTTGAACCAGGTTTTCCAGCCATACTTTCGATTTTTTCTGTAATACTGGTTACTGTTTCAATAAAAGGCGCCTCTGGATTGTCCTGCGGGTTTTCTTGATACAGACCATCAATATCGGATAAAAGAACTAAAAGATCTGCATCCACTAAAACGGCCGTAAGTGCCGCCAGGTTATCATTATCACCAAATCGAATTTCATCAAAAGAAATAGTATCATTCTCATTAACAATCGGAATAACGTCATAACGGTGCAAGGCTGTTAATGTATGCCTTGCATTCAAATATCGTTCCCGACTATTGATATCATCTCTCGTTAACAAAACCTGTGCAACAATCTGGCTGTATTCACCAAAAAACTTTTCATACATATGCATCATAACGCCTTGTCCAACAGCAGCTAAAGCTTGGCGTTGAGGTATTCCAGAGGGTTTTTTTCTAAGTCCCATTTTTCCCATACCGCTTCCAATAGCGCCTGATGATACCAGTGTTACTTCATAACCCATATTCTTAATATCAGCTATTTGACGGGCGATATGATCCATTCGATAATAGTTGATGCGCCCATTGGAATGGGTTAACGTACTGGTCCCTACTTTTATTACCATTCTTTTCATATTTAAACTCCGTTTTTCTTCCAGATCTTTCATATGATGCATCGCATTCATCCCTTCTATGAGTCCGCTGAATCTAAAGAAATGCTTCTAAGTACTTTCTGATACACTTCTGGAAACGCTAATTTATCTATCTCAGACAACTGAATCCACTGGTAACCCGTTCTATCACTAGAATCTGTTTCAGCTTCATAAATCGTCATATTCCATTGCTGATGAGAAAAAATATGTTTAGCCCTTCCAATCTTTCTCGTTATCATCATGGTAGTCAGCAAGTGGTCCCATTCCTCAGACTCTTTATTTTCATTATTATAACCTTTATTATTTTCCTGCACCAGCCCCTCTTTGCTTTCTAAACTTTCCTGTGTTGGAAATACCCACATTCCTCCCAGCAAGCCTTTAGAAGGATTTCTTTTCAGCAATAATGCATCCTTCTTTTTATTCCAGACAACAAAGACGTGTTTTTCCAGTATTTTTTTATTGTTTTTCTTTATTCTTACCGGTAACTCTTGCTCTAGTCCTGATTTTTTAGCCTGACAGAAACTTTGTATAGGACAGTCTATGCATCGGGGATTATTCGGTAGGCATACGACGGCACCTAACTCCATCATGCTTTCATTAAAATCGCCCGGTCTGTCCTTGGGAATCATACCCTCTAACTTAGTTCTAACCAGTTTAACCATCTTTGGTTCTAATACATTTTCTTTCAACTCGTATATTCGACTAAAAACGCGCATCACATTACCATCGACAGAGGATAACGGTATGTCGTAAGCCATACTCAGTACAGCTGCAGCCGTATATGGTCCAATTCCAGGAAGTTTAAGTGCTTCTTTTTCCGATTCAGGAAAAGTTCCGTCATGCTCTTCTTGTATGACGCGAGCGGCTTTTAATAAATTTCTTGCACGACTATAATAACCTAACCCTTCCCATTGTTTCAAAACATCATCCTCATTAGCCGCTGCCAATGCTTCTATATCAGGAAAACATGTCATAAATTTTTCATAATATGGAATGACGGTTTCAACCTTTGTTTGCTGAAGCATTATTTCCGAAATCCATCTTTTATAGGGATCCTTTGTGTTTCTCCAAGGCATGATTCTGTTTCCAGCGTCAAACCACTCCAGGAGTTTCCTTACCCAGGCTTCATTTAGCATTGGTTCTATCACACTTTACACCTCTTCATCCTGTAGTTCATCGCTAATCTTTTCATCCTCAAACCATTGCAAGGTAGTTTCACTTGGCATTTCTTCCACTTCTCTCAGCCTACGTTCAATAGCTCTGGTTCTTACTCCTGCTTTATCAATGACATTACTTGCCTCCTGCAATTTTTTTCTTGTTTTATCTAGAATACCTCCAAATTTCCCAAATTCCGACTTAACAGCTCCTAATAATTCCCATACTTCACTGGATCTTTTTTGGATGGCCAAAGTTCGAAATCCCATTTGCAAACTATTCAATAAGGCAGACAAAGTAGTTGGTCCAGCAATGGTTACTTTGAACTCTCTTTGAACCTCTTCAAAAATTCCTAACCGTAAAACTTCTGCATATAACCCTTCAAAAGGCAGGAACATAATAGCAAAGTCTGTTGTATAGGGTGGAGCCAGGTATTTTTGATTAATCATCCGTGCATCTGCTTTTATTCGATTGATAAGGCTTTTTCGGCGACTGTCAATCATTTCGCTTTCCCCATTTTCATAAGCATCTAGAAGATGTTGATAGGTTTCTGTTGGAAACTTAGCATCTATCGGCATCCAAACAGGTTTCGCCTTAGAGTCACTTCCTGGCAATTTCACAGCAAATTCTACCCGGTCAGCACTATCTTCTTGAACCGCCACATTTTTCTCATATTGCTCAGGGGTTAGTAGTTGCTCTAAAAGACTCTCTAACTGATATTCTCCTAATACGCCTCTTGTTTTGACATTGCTGAGGACTTTTTTTAAGTCTCCAACGCCATTGGCTAAGTTTTGCATTTCGCCTAATCCTTGATGAACTTGTTCTAAACGACTGCTCACTTGTTTAAAGGACTCCCCCAGACGATGCTCCAATGTTTTATGTAATTTTTCATCAACGGTTTCTCTTATTTTTTCCAGTTTTTCGTTATTATCTTTTTGCAAGTCGCTAATTTTTCCTTCAACCACTTCCCGTAAATGTTCTAGCTTATGTTCGGTTATTTTTATAATATGATCATGCCGCCCGGTCATTACTTGTGTTGTTTTGTCTAACCGTTCACCGGTGGCATTTTCAAACTGTCGTAAAGCTTGCAAAAGTTCTGCTCTACTCTCTCGCTCGCTTTGACGATATAATTCCCGGTTTTTTTCTGATTCTTCCCGATAGTATTTTTCCATTCGTTCTAATTTTATTAAATAGAAAAGTTGAATTATTAAAATTGCTGCCATCACTATGATTTCTAATGTCAAAAAAACACCGCCTTTCCTCGTTAATGATACCTTACCTATTGTAACATGAAATATTACCGGAACAAAGATTTCCTGCATGAAAAAGAGCCAGCGTCTAAAGACACTGGCTCTTACAGAAAGGGAGTGACTGGAACAAACAGTCTATAATGTTTCTTCTCCAGGGCTCCAGTCAATGGGGCATAAACCGCCACTTTTTAGAGCATGAAGAACTCTTAGAGTTTCATCAACGCTACGTCCCACATTCAAATCATGAACGACAGCGTATCTTACAATGCCTTCAGGATCAATAATGAATAATCCTCTTAAAGCAATTCCATCTTCTTCCACTAGCACTCCATAGTTGCGAGCAACTTCCTGCGTCATATCTGAAGCAAGAGGGAAATCTAGTTTTCCCAGACCGCCTTTATCATGAGCTTGATGAATCCAAGCTTTATGAGAATGTTCGCTATCCGTACTAACACCTAGAACTTCAGCGTTAGCATCTTGGAAGTCTTTAATTCTCTTATTCATGCCAGTAATCTCCGTCGGGCACACAAAGGTAAAGTCCAGGGGATAGAAAAACATAACAAGCCATTTTCCTTTGTAATCATCCAATGAAATTTTCCCAAATTTTTCACCTTCACCGTCTACAAAATTCATTTCAAAATGCGGTGCAGGTTTACCTACAATTCTTTCTGTCATAAGATAACCTCCTGATAATTTTTTCGTCATTATATATTTATCCAGTCAGAAGGATCTTAAACATTAAATGATAATAATTTTCATTTTTATTTTATTTTTTTCTTGGTGGTGCCATGTGAATCGCCTCATCTGTCGCCGCTAATGCGGCTTCCATCACCGTTTCCGCTAATGTGGGATGTGCATGAATTGTTTTGGTAATATCTTCCAGTGTCATATCATGACTCAACGCAAGGGCTCCTTCATGGATTAAGTCCGATGCATGAGCACCCATCACATGCATGCCAAGTAGCTGATGGTTATCTTTACGGGCAATCACTTTTACAAATCCTTCCGGTTCACCCATTCCCAAAGCTTTGCCATTCGCCCCAAACATAAATTTCCCTGTGAGGTAGTCAATTTCCTTTTCTTTTACCTGCTCTTCTGTCATTCCGACACCAGCCAGTTGCGGATCCATAAATACGCAGTCAGGAACAACGTCAAGCCTTATTCCCGACTCATGACCCAGCATACGTTCTACAGCCGCTATTCCCTGATGAGACGCCACATGAGCTAACATCATCCCGCCCAACACATCACCGATAGCAAAAATATTTTCATTGCTCGTTTGAAGATCTTCATTTACCTTTATGCCGGCTTCATCGTACTGAACACCTGCTTTTTCTAAGTTGAGCTGATTCAGCATCGGATCTCTTCCCGGTGCCATTAATAACGTATCTGCCTCAATCTTATCTTCTTTACCATTCTTTTTGTTACGTATGTCGATTTGGAGACCTTCACCCGTATGCGTAATGCCTGTCACGCGACAATCTTGCTTCAAATTCAAGCCTTGTTTTTTTAAGTAAGGTTGTACTCTTTTTATCATTTCTCCATCCATTCGCTTCAGAAGCGTTGAAGAAACCACCGTCACCTCTGAACCAAAAGCGTTAAAAATAGCGGCTAGTTCTATTCCTATGACACCACTGCCTGCAACCGCAAGTTTTTTAGGAATATGATCAATATCCAGCAGTTCGTCGCTTGTAATGACTCCTGGAAGGTCTGTCCCTTCGATCGGTAAAATAGATGGTTTTGATCCACTGGCGATAAGGATTTTTTCACCTTCTAAAACCAAGGTTTCCCCTTCTTTTGTGCTAACTTCCAATGTGTTTTCTCCTGCAAAAGTTGCCCAACCATGGATCACTTCTACTTGATATGCTTTTAGGAGTTTTTCGATACCACCTACCAATTGATCTACGACTGCTTTTTTTCGGCTTTGAATTTTTTCAAAGTTAATACGATATCCTTCTAACTCCACTCCAAATTCATGCATTTTTTTAAGATCGCTTATTTTTTTTGCATTGGTATACATTGCTTTTGTTGAAATACAACCTCGGTTTAAGCAGGTGCCCCCTATATCCCGACCTTCTATCACTGTTACTTTTGCGCCTAGTTGTGCCGCTCGGATAGCGGCAACATATCCACCTGGACCAGCACCAATAATGATTAATTCTTTTCTCATTCTGACAAACCTCCTCCTAGAAAGCCGAGTGCTAGGCTAAAGCTGGCACTCGGCTTATTTTTAGGTCATGCTTGTTTTAAGAACTTATATGGGTAATTCACATTTAAGAACCGGCTCTCTCGCTGCTTTTACCTCATCTAGTCTGCGTACCGGTGCAACATGTGGAGCTGCTTTTAGAATATCTGGATTGTCGTCCGCTTCCTGAGAAATAGCCTTCATTGCTTCTATAAAAGCATCCAGTGTTTCTAAGCACTCTGTCTCTGTCGGCTCAATCATCAACGCTTCCGGCACAATCAGTGGAAAATAAACCGTTGGTGGATGGAAACCGTTATCTAGCAACCTTTTTGCAACATCTGTTGTATTAACCTCCATTTCCTTTTTACCAAGACCTGCTAATACAAATTCATGCATGCAAACCCGATCAAAAGGCAATTTGAAGTGATTTTTCAAATGATGCATCAAATAATTTGCATTCAAAACAGCCATCTGACTTACTTTTTTCAAGCCTTCAGCACCCATGGTTTTAATGTAGGTATACGCTCGTACATTTACCCCAAAATTTCCATAGAACGAATGAATTTTTCCAATACTTTCCGGACGGTCATATTCCAGAGCATAGGAATCTCCATCTTTCACCACTGCCGGCTTGGGTAAGAAAGGTATTAAGTCTTCCCGCACGCCAATAGGTCCGCTTCCGGGTCCACCTCCACCATGTGGTGTTGAAAAGGTTTTGTGAAGGTTTAAGTGAACCACGTCAAACCCCATGTCTCCTGGTCGTGATACCCCCAGTATGGCATTTGCATTGGCTCCATCATAATATAACAGTCCGCCAGCTTCATGAACTAGTCGTGCAATCTCCGTAATATTTCTTTCATATAGACCGAGAGTGCTTGGGTTGGTTAACATCAATCCTGCAATATCGTCACCTAAAACAGCTTTAAGACTCTCTATATCTACGTCTCCATCTCTGTTAGACTTTACTTCTACTACATCATAGCCTACCACATGAGCACTGGACGGATTCGTACCATGCGCTGAGTCAGGAACAATGATTTTTTTCCTTTGCGTGTCTCCTCGTTTTTCATGATATGCTTTTATCACCATCAGACCAGTCATTTCGCCATGAGCACCAGCTGCCGGTTGAAGTGTTATGCCTGCCATTCCAGTGATTTCAGCCAGCATGTTTTGGAGTTCATACATCATCTTCAATGCACCTTGTGCCGTCTCTTCCGGCTGATAGGGATGTAGGGTGTTAAATCCTGGTAAGGATGTCATGTCTTCGTTGATTTTAGGATTATATTTCATGGTGCAAGAACCTAATGGATAGAATCCTTTATCAATAGCAAAGTTCTTTTGCGAAATATTAACAAAATGTCGAACCACATCTAATTCACTTACTTCCGGCAAAGATAGATCTTTTGTCGATCTCATACTTTCAGGTATGCCAGCTTCTATATCCATATCTTTTAACTCATCGGGAGGCAGTCGATATCCGGTTCTACCAGGTTTCGAAATGTCGCACAGTAATTTTGTATACTCCTTCATTTGATCCCCTCCAAACCTTTTACTAGTTGGTGAATTTCATCCAGACTTCGCTTTTCTGTTACGCAGAGAAGCATTCCGTTTGTTATTTCCGGATAGTATTTATCAACAGAGAAGCCTCCCAGTATTCCCTGTTTCATTAATTCTTTGTTGATCTCATCAACATCTCCGGGAGCAGTCACCATAAACTCTTTAAAGAAAGGTTTATCAAAAGTTCTCTTTAGCCCGGTTTCTTTTTCAATTTTTTCTAAGGCATAATGTGCTTTTCGATAGGATTGCTCCGCTACTTGCCTCATTCCTTTTTTTCCCATTAGCGACATGTATGCCAGTGCTGCTAATGCATTTAACGCTTGGTTTGTGCAAATGTTAGAAGTTGCTTTTTCACGACGAATATGCTGTTCTCTAGTTTGTAAGGTTAATACATACCCAACATTTCCTTCAGCATCAGTGGTTTGTCCTACGACTCTTCCTGGCATTTTTCTCATCAGTTTCTGAGACGCAGCCATAAATCCTAGGTATGGTCCTCCATAGTTCATTGGATTTCCCAAAGACTGCCCTTCTCCAATAACAATATCCGCACCTATTTCACCCGGCGATTTAAGTACTCCAAGGGAAATAGGATCCACGTTCATAATTAATAAACCCTTATCCTGATGTGCAATTTTTTCTGCTTCTTCCATTTCTTCAATGATT
This portion of the Tindallia magadiensis genome encodes:
- a CDS encoding peroxiredoxin, encoding MTERIVGKPAPHFEMNFVDGEGEKFGKISLDDYKGKWLVMFFYPLDFTFVCPTEITGMNKRIKDFQDANAEVLGVSTDSEHSHKAWIHQAHDKGGLGKLDFPLASDMTQEVARNYGVLVEEDGIALRGLFIIDPEGIVRYAVVHDLNVGRSVDETLRVLHALKSGGLCPIDWSPGEETL
- the mutY gene encoding A/G-specific adenine glycosylase, with product MIEPMLNEAWVRKLLEWFDAGNRIMPWRNTKDPYKRWISEIMLQQTKVETVIPYYEKFMTCFPDIEALAAANEDDVLKQWEGLGYYSRARNLLKAARVIQEEHDGTFPESEKEALKLPGIGPYTAAAVLSMAYDIPLSSVDGNVMRVFSRIYELKENVLEPKMVKLVRTKLEGMIPKDRPGDFNESMMELGAVVCLPNNPRCIDCPIQSFCQAKKSGLEQELPVRIKKNNKKILEKHVFVVWNKKKDALLLKRNPSKGLLGGMWVFPTQESLESKEGLVQENNKGYNNENKESEEWDHLLTTMMITRKIGRAKHIFSHQQWNMTIYEAETDSSDRTGYQWIQLSEIDKLAFPEVYQKVLRSISLDSADS
- the lpdA gene encoding dihydrolipoyl dehydrogenase — translated: MRKELIIIGAGPGGYVAAIRAAQLGAKVTVIEGRDIGGTCLNRGCISTKAMYTNAKKISDLKKMHEFGVELEGYRINFEKIQSRKKAVVDQLVGGIEKLLKAYQVEVIHGWATFAGENTLEVSTKEGETLVLEGEKILIASGSKPSILPIEGTDLPGVITSDELLDIDHIPKKLAVAGSGVIGIELAAIFNAFGSEVTVVSSTLLKRMDGEMIKRVQPYLKKQGLNLKQDCRVTGITHTGEGLQIDIRNKKNGKEDKIEADTLLMAPGRDPMLNQLNLEKAGVQYDEAGIKVNEDLQTSNENIFAIGDVLGGMMLAHVASHQGIAAVERMLGHESGIRLDVVPDCVFMDPQLAGVGMTEEQVKEKEIDYLTGKFMFGANGKALGMGEPEGFVKVIARKDNHQLLGMHVMGAHASDLIHEGALALSHDMTLEDITKTIHAHPTLAETVMEAALAATDEAIHMAPPRKK
- a CDS encoding DNA recombination protein RmuC → MTLEIIVMAAILIIQLFYLIKLERMEKYYREESEKNRELYRQSERESRAELLQALRQFENATGERLDKTTQVMTGRHDHIIKITEHKLEHLREVVEGKISDLQKDNNEKLEKIRETVDEKLHKTLEHRLGESFKQVSSRLEQVHQGLGEMQNLANGVGDLKKVLSNVKTRGVLGEYQLESLLEQLLTPEQYEKNVAVQEDSADRVEFAVKLPGSDSKAKPVWMPIDAKFPTETYQHLLDAYENGESEMIDSRRKSLINRIKADARMINQKYLAPPYTTDFAIMFLPFEGLYAEVLRLGIFEEVQREFKVTIAGPTTLSALLNSLQMGFRTLAIQKRSSEVWELLGAVKSEFGKFGGILDKTRKKLQEASNVIDKAGVRTRAIERRLREVEEMPSETTLQWFEDEKISDELQDEEV
- the proB gene encoding glutamate 5-kinase, which gives rise to MHHMKDLEEKRSLNMKRMVIKVGTSTLTHSNGRINYYRMDHIARQIADIKNMGYEVTLVSSGAIGSGMGKMGLRKKPSGIPQRQALAAVGQGVMMHMYEKFFGEYSQIVAQVLLTRDDINSRERYLNARHTLTALHRYDVIPIVNENDTISFDEIRFGDNDNLAALTAVLVDADLLVLLSDIDGLYQENPQDNPEAPFIETVTSITEKIESMAGKPGSNLGSGGMITKIEAAKIATNNGIPMILANGSQQEVLLDIVEGKKVGTLFLPKEHRMGVKKGWIGFASKTEGEITVDEGAENALRNRGKSLLPSGITSVKGTFERGSVISIFGKKGEIARGISNYGFNEIDKIKGCQSKDIEKILGYCYYMEVIHRDHLTLL